In Clupea harengus chromosome 4, Ch_v2.0.2, whole genome shotgun sequence, the genomic stretch gtccctctcaccctccaacacacacacacaccagactcacTGAggcactgatacacacacagtaaagtgtgtccctctcaccctccaACACACGCACCAGACTCACTGAggcactgatacacacacagtaaagtgtgtccctctcaccctccaACACACGCACCAGACTCACTGAggcactgatacacacacagtaaagtgtgtccctctcaccctccaacacacacacacaccagactcacTGAggcactgatacacacacagtaaaatgtGTCCATCATTGTTGAAATTCAGGGTGCACCACTCACATCTCTCTTGCTTGGCATGAGTGAAGCTTTTGGAATCTACCTTATCCTTTAACCACACTACTGTTTTTAGTtagccctatgtgtgtgtgtgtgtgtgtgtgtgtgtgtgtgtgtgtgtgtgtgtgtgtgtgtgtgtgcgtgcgtgcgtgcgtgcgtgcgtgcgtgcgtgcgtgcgtgcgtgcgtgcgtgcgtgcgtgcgtgcgtgcgtgcgtgcgtgcgtgcgtgcgtgtgtgtgtgtgggagagagagtgagtgagtggacacCAGAGGGCAGCATTTCCCCTCTCAATCAGCAAACAAGGTGACCTTAATGACATGGGTGAAGACTTGTTTTCAGAAAAagaatcacgtttattggccaagtaagtttgcacaaacaaggaatttgactggttaagtggctctcattgtactaacacaaaatatacaacacaacacagcacaaaacaatacaacacaacagcacaacggtCTGAgaaaatataagaaatatatacaaggaggaatggctatatacaggagctgtgaactgtaaacacaacaagtagtgcaaagagtggagagtgcaagaaatGCAGGGATAAATATGAAATGGTAAGAGAATAACGTAAgaagtactgtatatatacagccTGTATAGTAACACAGGGTGAAATGCATTGCACAAATCTCGAGATTGgagatcaaataaataaatatgataaatataatttgtaattgtaattgtacagtggttgttttggtgatccagggttattgcacagtgcCACTGTGATTTAGCTGTTCATTTGTGAGACGGCTAAGGGGAAGAAACCGTttctgtgtctggaggttttggcgaacagtgttcTGTAGCGCCAACCAGAGGGAAGAATTTGAAATaggttgtgtccagggtgtgaggggtctgcagtggtgggcaggtcggcaccgatgatcttttcagcagacctgactgtccgttggagtctattcctatccagtttggtggccgatccaaaccagacagttatGGAAGTGCAGAGAATAGACTCTATGACTGCAGTGTTGAACTGGATCTGCAGCTCCTTAGGCAAgttgtacttcctgagctggcGCAGTGAGGGATGAGGGGGGCAGTGcaggggggctcctcctgagtatggtgagggggggcagtgttggggggctcctcctgaagtccactgtcatctccacggttttgaGCGTGTTTAGCTCTAGATTGTTCCGACCGCACCACAGAGCCAGCTATTCAACTTACCTCCTATATTCAGACTCGTCTTCGTCACGGATATGGCCGATGACTGTTGTGTCGTCTGAAAATTTCAGGAGTtgaacagatgggtctcctgaggtgcagtcgttagtgtagagggagaagagcagtggggagaggtgaggtgctccagtgctgactgaccgggtgctggatgtggTTTCACctagcctcacctgctgcttcctgtctagttacaagtattttatttgtcaggtgcacaaaatgacacagggtcagactgggcactgaaattcttacgacaaggctccgcccaaacctaccataacacaacataacatcacataatataacataacaaacaatgacgtacactctgcacaagtactatgaaaatatattacacataataaatatataataacctaacttaacctaaataaccttactctatcaggaagtttgtaatccacagggggtgcagatgattgtgtgaagtctgagttggagcgggtgaggggtgtgaatgtggggtgatcaaacTTGCAGTAAACACATTCAGATCGTCAGCCAGTTTAGGGTTCTCCAAGGTGTGGGGGGAGGTTTTGctatagttggtgatgtcctgcagggtcgttagctgaaaacctgtttttcagcttttcagtgtagcttctctttgctactctgtgtttctggcctggttgtacaggatcctgtccccactcctgtaGGCCTCCTCTTTGGCTTGACGAAGCTGCCTGAGCTTTGCTGTGAATCACGGTTTATTGTTATTAAAGGTGCAGAACGTTTTGGTGGgtatacacatgcattcacaaaaACGAATGTAGGATGTCACAGTGTCAGTGAGTTCTTCCAGGGATGTAGATGcagcctcaaaaacactccagtcagtcCAGGCCTGTAGCTCCAGTTTTTACTCGCTGGTCGATTTCCTCACAGTTTTAACCACAGGCTTTGCAGGTTTTCATTTTTTGCCTGTAGGTTGGGAGGAGATGAACCAGGCAGTGATCAGAGAGTCCCAAAgcgctttctcttctcttcagaaTCTACTAAAATCTTCTGCATGCTTCAAACATGATGctatacatgcatatacaatGCGCTTTATAGtaataaaaatgatgaaaacgtGTCAATAATATGAGTTTAGGGTTACAGTTACTGCTACCTAACAGGTGACTTTCAAGCAATGCTTCACAATGCTAGACACACTGACATATTGCAATAGCATCAAAATGTTTAAACACTTGTTTGACTACGGAATTTGTTAGGGGCAATTTGTAGAGGATACGTGTAGCTTTGATAGTTTCTAGATCTGTGAGTAAAATCAAGGTGCTGTGACGATTCTCCCCACCGCACGGGGGCGAGCTCTGTTTTTACCATACTTTTCATTAGCTGTGACGTCACCAAAACACACTGGATAAATAGCCCTCAACCCGGACCTCCTTCATTGGAATGAATGTGTTCGTGTGGTGTTGAGACTGACTGGAGCTTTGaatgtggtgtttgtttgtttgtgtgtttgtgtgtatgtatgtatgtatgtatgtatgtatgtgtatataattCTTTAAAAACTACACCGTGATCTTATTTGATCCAATCGGGATGGCTGCCCTGCTCCCATTTGGAAATGACAAAATCCGAAATGCGAGCCAACTTGGCGATGAGCATGAGCACCAACTTCAGGGCAATCAcaatttgaattgtggttcGAAGTGATGAATTGATCAGATATACTAGTTCGGAAGAGGCTTTGGGTTTTTACTCTATCTCTCGCCCGGACAATGAGTATATAAGCGATTCTGATCTTACCACATTTCAAACTGAAAGATGGCAGTTCAgattttttgtgtctgtttctcaaCTGGCTAAGGTTAGCTATGGCGCCTAGCTCGAACTAGCTAAGAAGTATGTTAACGTTACATTTATAGTAGTCGGTTGAAAGTCTGATCaatgtaaacattttaaatcTTTTCAGGCGCTAAAGCAATGTGATCCTTTGTCTTGTCGGGTGGCTGAAATAGGAGCTTGAAATTACCCGTGGGTAGTTTTTACGACTGCTGAGGCCAGTTAGCTAGGTAAGTAACTTGGTCAGACTGAAACGAACGGAGTTGGTAACTGTGAACCGTAACCTCTTTTGTTGAGAAACTTGAATTCCTCTTAAAATTACTGTGAACGAGTTTTTATTGTTCAATAAAGTAACTAAAATATACCTTCCTGATTTGTTTATTTGGCTGGAAAAGGTTACAACAGTGAGGTATCGGTATCAAGCCGTTAGGTTGAATAGAATCCTCCGTCGTGCTTCCTTGAGTAGCCGCGGTTGGTGGAGGCGTTGTGATGGGATTCTGTAGGGGGACACAATAGTATGACGAACAAAGTTGGTAGTATCTGTGTGGCAAATTGGCCCCTAATTCGCTTACTAAGTCCAAAAAAATCGATTTGAATGGCCTGTTTTGGAAGTTCCAGCTGCTGTGCTAAATAACATGGTCAAGCCTGAGGTCACTGAAACCAAGTGCTACCACTTAAACCCTTTTTTGTTACATGGGCATGTTGACTTCGGGTAAGGTCACCAGGCAATGCTTTGTCTAAAGAATACATCTGATGCAGAACCTTGGCCAACCAAAACTGTTACTGTTGTTCAAGTTACAATGTTTCCCATTGCcctacacacagtcatgcaatTATCAGTAACATCAGGTGTAGTGCAGGGACTGGGTAAATGATTCCCACCCACCTATGGTTCCTTGGATGCTGTAAATGGAAGCTTTCTGTGGGTTGACCCAGACACGAATGTCTCTCTTCTCAACCTCACACTGGGGAGCCTCcgccttctctctgttctttagAATCCTCCTACAATGGTGACACAGAAGTTAACACTAAATAGATTTGTTTTGGGGCACTTTAAAACCTCAACAACACAAGGACATTACCTAATTGGATTTTAAGCTTTCTTCAAATCATGCATAATACTTTTCGGTTCTTAAGGCTGTTATCTAGAAAACATGAAGCCAATTTCTTTTGTGGAACCCTTTTCTTTTGTGGACATGTTTGGCCCCCTTCCCCCAATAAGATGTATCCCtgataagattgaattgattgagcCCATCCTGTGTTTGCCTCAGTGTAAACCAATTTGTGTTAATAAACACCACTTTAAAGAGCCCCCCTCCCTGTGTGCTCTGATCTGCCAACTAGATGGAAAATAGGCATTGTGTTATGAAATtgcatcatcttgtaacaaagggaACGGGCCGGTCTTCCAAGGAATCATTTCAGGCAGCTGTGAAACGTGGTTCCCCGTGGGGGAGCGTTACTCCTTCTGACATGTACTTTCGGcgttgtaactttgcagaccaactacatgcacaaaaagctatataacaaactaaagaaaagggaaaaactgGAAAAGAAATAAAGGGCAAATGATTCAAAGAAAAAATGGGCAGCTCTTTtctaacacaaacacttgtGTGTGCTTAAAATCATGCTGaccactgactcactcactcacccatgcTCATCAGAATATGTTTCTCTCTGAAAAAGGGTTTTATTCTTGTTGCATAGGAATTCTTGATGGTGGTCATAAGTGGACTTCAGCTGAAAGTCGAGACTGTCACTTGGAGCCTTAGATGGGAAAAGATTTACAATAGACTGGTATTATTCATATCATGTCATCTTGTTCAGTAATATTCTAGGTTCGATGCTAATATCACTTGATAAACTCCTACATGGGTTATTATACCCAAAGGTTAATGTTAGTGCCTGACCTCTTGGTCGTAGTAGCACACGTTTCGCCTCACGCTGGCCAGGGTGGCTGTGTCATTGAGACGACTCCAAGGGTTCTCATTCTGGGCGAGGTGGATAGGCGTTTCAAACGGGTGtttctaaaataaataataaagttAGCAAAACTTGTCGCAAGTTCTACGTTTTGGTTGGGTCATTCGTTCCTAGCCTACAAAGCCCTATTgggcaaagagagaaagatatttGAAACGGAATGGCCTACCTGACATTCCTTTATTCCGTTGAAAGTATGATCATTTTCACATCTTGGGTAAGGATATGGTTTACATTTCCGTGCCATTTCGGTTTTAGGGTTTAAcaaagaatggccgaaacgagAAGAAATAGTTTATACAATCCTAATGTTCGACGAGTAGCGTTTGGTGGTCACCATTTTGTTGCCCCAACCCCGTTGCTTAGAGACGCTTTGTGACCGCACAATCGAAGTTTGGGGTCAGAAACAGGAGCCATCTCTAACATGGCTCTGGTCAGAATGCAGTGCTGCACACAATTGCGCAATACATTTTTTGTCGTAAACGTAGATTTTGTATTATCTGGTTATAATCCTCTCAGGGGTTGAAAGTTAAAATGTCCCACATTACGTAGCCTAgtccaaaaaataaaacatgtacCATTTGTAAAGTATACCTACGtgccaaataaaaaaagagaaaaaaatgtattgtgtgCTTAAGATGTAGGCCTATTGAATGAGACAATAACGTGCCTTTAAATTACGGTATTAACCATTGATTTAGaatttgtgtatgtgatgtgtataATATATTTATCTACAAAAAGACGACCTACTACTTTTGTACCGGTAGTAGCATACAACAAAATATTACCTATGTCAAACCTATCCAAAAATGAGCTACAAAAATTTGGGCTCTCGTCTCTTTAATCGTCATGTGCTTGCAAATTAGCATTTTATTGCACACATATTACCAAATTAGTGTATAGGCTTCAATGGCACGCAAAGCCTGTACAGTTCGGTGCATTTCCCCCCCCGTTACCTTTATAAAATAGCATTTGTGCCTACTTATGATGCGCAAATGCATTTGTTTACAGACCAAGGTTAGTTTCTAGGAACTTTATGCACAACCAATGAGAGCGCTTGGGCTGATTACGCGCTCAACGCAAACCGGAGAGGCAAGAGATAGCCTACATTAGTTTGACTTTTCACCGAGACAGGTTCATAACCGCACACTGACTGCTGATTAAGGAAACATATTGACCAAACGTCTTGTTTATATGTTTGATGTGACAGTATTTGTTTTATCTAGTTTTCAATAAGCAATGTATCAGCGACCACTGCTTGTGTTTACGCGCATCAGATGTGCCGTGTATCCACTTTTGGCAATCCTTTTGGCATTTCAGACAGAGGCGAAAGATTTACCCATTTGTAAAGAGGTAAGTTTTCAAGTCTTTTTTAGATTCTGTTGCTGCCGTATGACGATATAAATTAATGCTgctgtatgtatggatgtaaaTTAAGTGGGTATGCTCGGATGGCGTAAACTGTAACGTTCAGGTTTACATTATTCCTTGTAGTCTAGTGGTTTAATTTGCGACACCTGGTAACGGTGTAAGATATAGCTGTAAAATACAGACGACTCATTCAGGAGGCCGCAACATAATTCCATAATACATGAAGTAAATATCGATCATCAGGCTGTTCGAGGGGCATAGCATCATTCATATTGACAGAAAGACACGCGTGTGCCAGTGTGGACAACCTTCCATTTCACTTTTGTATTATTGATTTTCATAACTGTTCAACAGGGATAGAAAGGAAAGCAATGAACTGCAAAACCCCACACCCTGTACAGACAAGAAACACGTTACATTGGTCTGTCAGACATCTCATAGTTTCATCATTTACAGTTCAAATCCATACGGACTATAATGCCGCAATACCATGCTTTCATCACTGCTTTGTTAAAGAAATTATGTCATAATACAAAGAAATTCATGACCTCTCTTTTGACTTTGCCTGTTGTGTTATATCCTGTGGCTCAATTTCAAGTCAAGATTGTATGTTAGGTTAGGTTTACTAAAGCAAACAAATAAGAAGTCATTACAGTCTATGATATCTgcaatatggtgtgtgtgtatgtatatgtatatgtatatatatattgtgttctCCTATGTTAATTTTGATGtaaccacaaacaaaaacaagaaatacAATTTCAAAAAACTTATCTTACTTATCAAGAGCTGTAAAACACACCGGTCTTTCTTCCCACACTGCCTGAGAGAGACTCGTGTGTGAACAGTCCATATGTTTCACCGgtaccctgcctgcctgtgttcaGGTGTTATGGCAGATTGTGCAGCTGGCTCATATACACTTATTCATCGACAACTTTTTGTGTACAAGCTGGCTTGCAATTAAAGCATTGCACACTTGGTTACATGGAGATACAAGGAGGTTTGAGTCAGGTGCTTGGTTTGTACCACAGTGGACGAAATAACCAATCATTACATAGCTATTGATTTTGGGAATTTTGTGTTAATACAGTGTACAATCACAGAATAATGATAAATATGTTAACCTGAATGTCCCTATGGAGGGGTCAGTAATGTTCAACCTTACCTGAAGCTCTATCTTGATACTATAATGTATTATCagacaaccctaaccctaagcaTTTACATTACTTGTAAAGAATGATTTAGACGGGTTGTAGAACACCAGAAGTACTAGAGGCGTAACATTTTTTACATTCAGTTTAGAAGTGAACAGTAATTACTGATGTTGTTTCAGTGGTATATAGTACACATTGTACAACTGTGGTTTTCATGAGAGCGCCAACAACCACATCGTAGAGTCCTGCAAGATGGAGTCTTTGAGGCTGTGGAAGAAGTGGCCAGTTTCTGGGTTATCTCAGTCTATGGCCTACTTTGAATTTGTCTGTATTTACATAACTGCCGTCAAGAACGTTTTAGTATTATCAAGATTTCTTGTTTTATCTGAGTACGTTTCAACAGGTACCAACCTAAAACTGAGCATTGCGTTGCTACCTCATaatacagatatacattttatatatcgTATTTATGGATGTAAGTTTCAACAGCTTCCATTGCAGAAGAGACCATTGCTAATTGGAGATCATTTTTTATATCAATATGTATGCGTATGCTGTGCTCTTTCATGGGaagacccccccctcccacacacacacaaacacacacaatatacagaaatagaaaacatgCCTGGATGTTTTCTGTTGAACATTATTGGTGTATGAGTTTGACCTTGGACTGTCCATTGCTGTGACATGTGGGCCATAATGGCATTATGTGTACCAGGCCTAGCTTGACCTCAGGTGAATCTAGAGAGGTGGCAgcttgtgtgtatgagggtaTGCAGATTCAGATCTCCACCAAGGCCATTGGAGTGGAGAGATAGTGTGTCACCAtgttctgttgccatggagttGGCCATGTTAATATGGAGATGTGGATTAAGTACAAGGTAATGTTCTAGACTAGAGCATATGgctgttttctctcttgctctctctctctcacacacacacacacacacacacacacacacacacacacacacacacacacacacacacaaacacacgtaaaaCTAATGTAGCAGCACTAACAAATACCAGCCTCTGTGTGTTGTTCTCCTGTTAACTATTAACTATTAATCCTCttttctaactgtgtgtgttgggtgcatATTGACTCCACTAAGTGCTGGTGCTTACACCACTGGTGACATTCAGTCTTCTGTTTGTCAGAAAGGGAACGCACTCAGCGCCCCGTGATTCTATATACACTTCCATCCAGTGTTGGCCGGATAAGTGATCACGGGTGTAATTTGGGATTCATCAGTAGTACTTCATTAGGCTGTATAGACTGTAAGTATAAAACACGCCCAGATGTACCAAAGAGATTGCCACTGGTGTTTATCGTACAGTGTTACCTGTAACGGTTTTCAAGGACAAATTGTTTTTAGGTGTTTATTTAGACCCTTGCCTTGTTTACTGGCACGGCACTCACCTGATATGTAAGTAACCTTGAGAAAACAAATACTTTGTTGGGACAGGAGTCGCCAGACATCCTTGATGGAGGTGATTAGGATAAAGGGTGAGGCAGCAAATATTTATCTACCCCGCGGTTTGAGCAGCAGGATCGTTTCACCTCAAGGGAAATTTATTGCGATGCCTTATGTCTCTTGACAGCTCTTCATGGTTGTCCATGGCAGCAACCTTCAGTGCTTTGCGAAACGATTAAAAAATTGGTCTTTGAAGATTTCTCACTGTCGTCTATGTGCTTGCACTAGAGCGCTTAGGCCATGTGTGTTCtgaagtgccttgagacaatgttagTTGATGATGGCGTTAcattaattaataaaataaaatagaattgaattcAAGCTTTGATTGCAGCCTGGTTCTGACGGTGCAGGAAGGCCCCAACACAGGATCTTACCGAGGGATAACTCCATGAAACAGGAAACCGTTGTGCCATTTTGTTaacatttcctctcctctcatgttccCTCAGTCGGATTACCATTATGAATACACAGAGTGTGATGTGCTGGGGTCTCGCTGGAGGGTCGCCCTACCCAACAAACCCAGCACATGCACGGGCCTCCCAGACCCTGCCAAAGGCACGCAGTGCAGTGAGTATCTACCCAACCAGTAATGCACTAATACTACTGACATGCTTGCTATTGTCTTTTCCCCATCTCATACAACTAGTACTTATTCCTGATGAGCTTGCTGCTATCAATGCCCTTTGTGCACAGGCTACCATACTGTCAAATCTTTGTGGGTTTCTGGGTTATCTCAGGGTTATCTCTGTGTTTAATTTTTCAGTACTTCTAGTATACATACTGTTTATGTCCATGCTGTTCTCAAAGCACTTTGTGCCCAGGCTACCATACAGTACAATTTCTAGTATGTATACTTGaaaggtgaaaattcaccctagttacctcaggactccggagctgcatataagtatatttattagacaaacaacaacaacaattgcaatcggacTCACTCCCAGCagaaggctgaaagtgaagccctgataaacacatcgcacaaggtttatatagacagaagtttagttttcagcagggataaccacatggtggatctctgacgtccctatattgcaaggatggcagttttgcacaaggtcggaagaagcttatcacctctggtctaaacatgctcttgtacatatgcagactaagtggcacctaatattctaagttacacacacgcagaaacacagaaaagccatgttcctgcttacataagtacatgattcatataaggttattaataatacaagtcattaacagtgtttcgaaatgatctccatcaataCTGTTAATGCCCTTGCTGTTATTTGTGCCCCATGTGCCTGACTGAAAGACAGGAATAGTACATACTATTGCCCAGCTCACTTTCATTATTTACCCACATTCCATACTAACTTACTAAGATGCTGGACGTCCACCTTTAATAAATGCCACCAGTGTGGTTGCTGTCGTCagtgcacacatatatacacacacacatacacaaatatatatatatatatatatatatatatatatatatacagtatatattatataccaGGCATATATTCTTCATATTCATACTGCTAGTACATACTACTGATGTGTCCACTGTCCTCATTTCTCCAGCATTCTCCTGCAACACGGGGGAGTTTCTGGACATGAAGACCCAGGAGTGTCAGAAGTGTGCAGCCGGGACCTACTCCCTGGGGACAGGCGTGGCTTTTGACGAGTGGGACAGTATGCCCCCAGGGTTCCTCAGCCACGGGATCAACCTGGAGGCCGGTGACGTCCAAATGAACTGCTCAAAGTGAGTGTCTGCATGGTCAGCTGAGGCTTTGGAAATCTGCTCTGAATTGATGTTTGCAACGTGCAATCTACACGTGCAGTTTGATGTTGTGACTAGTGCGTTTAGAGTTCTTGCCTGTGGCTGAGCATCGATTAGTTTGATTAGATGTTGACTGTAGTGTAAGACTACTGTTTCCTTTCAAGAAGCAGCCAGTAACTGTGTTGTGTACAACAAAATGTATTCCTCTCCAGTCCACTCCCATCACAAACCATGGTTTAATTTGGTGGTCCAAATATCTCTATCTGACTATGTCTCTACCTGTTTTATGCTGTATCATGGAAAATCCCTAAATGGGCGGCTATGCTTTTGATATTCACTTGTGCAGTTCGGCCTGGACCCCAAAAGGAGCCTTCATCGCCTCGAGCACAGACGAGTGCACATCCACCCTGGCCTACGCCATCAGCCTGAAGAAACCTGGTTCTGTGTCTTTCCAGTACCTTTACCCAGACAACAGCATCTTCTTTGAGTTTTACGTACGTTTCGCACCAACATGGCTGATGCACACCCATTCGCTGATCATAATAGTGCTTTTCCATTTGTTCTAGAAGCCCAGGTAACCAGGGTTTGGGGACtaactagttacatgtaacAGAGTTACGTGATTACATTACAAAATACATGTCATTGTAATccgttacagttactgagaaaaaaaatatggaaTAAGATTACAggtactaatcaaaatgttggtgattacaaaggggttgcatccaaatatattatttttgttaaaaagctttaaagcttacATGTAAAATATTACATTTCCTAGGTTGTTTTAGATCTTTTCGCTGTATACACACCTCTATTCATTCAGTATGCACTCAAACCTTTTTGATTTGTTCTCATGTGTGCCTCTCGTTTTCCAATCAGAAAGTAATCAAATAtaataagttacattactttgatgaagtaattaaaaCAGTTACATTGCTTATTACATTTAGTAATCTGCAACCTACTACATTTCAAAAGTGACTTTCCCAACCCTGCAGGTAACATATGCAGTCCATTTATCGCTCAACTTGATCCAGTGTGCTGATGCAGTTAATTATTGACTTGTGTGGTAACATGGAGCGCGCAGCATAATGTGTCGAGATGGCATTTAGACAGGGCTGTTGGTGCAGGGTTGTGACATTTAAACTTCTCTGTCTGACATACCTTACAGTTTATGGGATGAAAAACAGCATATAAATGTATATCTGATTCATATACAGGTTATAATGTATGGGATGAGAAACAGCTCttataaatgtatatttgaTTCATATACAGGTTCAGAATGACCAGTGTCAGTCTTCAGAGGAGCAAAGCCGCTGGATGAAGAGCACAAAGAATGACTGGGACACCCactatgtgagtgtttgtgtgtgtgtgtgtgtgtgtgtgtgtgagagtgtgtgtgtgtgtgtgtgtgtgtgtgtgtgtgtgagagagagagagagtgtgtgtgtgtgtgtgtgtgtgtgtgtgtgtgtgtgtgtgtgtgtgtgtgtgtgtgtgtgagagtgtgcgtgtgtgtatgtgtgatagtgtgtgtgtgtgtgtgtgtgttattgctggTGTGCGGGCAATGAATGTAAggcagtttgtatgtgtgtgtgtataggaaattgtaaattggtgtgtgtgtctatttattCTGTATTCAATTATGcatgaaaaagtgtgtgtaatggtgtgtaaagtgtgtttacatgtgtgtaaatgacAGTTTGCGGTCGGACTACACACTGATCAGCCCTCTGgcctctgtgctgtgtttgtgtgtgtgtgtgtgtgtgtgtccacaggtgcAGCTGAGTCGAGGGAATAACGTGCTGTACTGGAGGACCACTGGGTTCTCCCTCAACAGCAACTCAGTCAAACCCGTCCTTCTGCGCAACATCGCCATCTCAGGTCTGCCACCACCTCTTGTTGTACAGAGCAGAAATACAAGTGATGTTATTTACATGTGTC encodes the following:
- the c4h1orf194 gene encoding protein C1orf194 homolog, whose protein sequence is MARKCKPYPYPRCENDHTFNGIKECQKHPFETPIHLAQNENPWSRLNDTATLASVRRNVCYYDQEAPSDSLDFQLKSTYDHHQEFLCNKNKTLFQRETYSDEHGRILKNREKAEAPQCEVEKRDIRVWVNPQKASIYSIQGTIESHHNASTNRGYSRKHDGGFYST